In the Mesorhizobium sp. WSM2240 genome, ACCTCGCTTCTGGTGCTCGCGGCCGGCGCGTCGCCCTTTTCCGTCTTCTATCTCGTCGCGCGCGGCGCGGCCGGCACTCAATTCGCGGCTCTGGAAACGTTGACTCGCGCAACCCCGCTGATCTTCACCGGCCTTGCGGTCGCCGTGGCCTTCCGCGCAAAGCTATGGAACATCGGCGCGGAGGCCCAGCTCTATATTGGCGGGGTGGTCACGGTCGTGCTCGGCACAGGCGCGCTGCCGTTACCCTCCTTCCTGCTCATCCCCATCATCATGCTGGCCGCGATGGCGGCGGGCGCGCTCCTGCTGCTCGGCCCTGCGGTGCTGAAAACACGCTTCGGCGTGGACGAGGTCGTCACCACGCTGCTCCTCAACTTCATCGTGCTTCTCTTCGTCTCGATGCTGCTCGAGGGGCCGCTGAAGGACCCGATGGGACTAGGCTGGCCGCAATCGTCGAGGGTCGTCGCCGAGGCGCAGCTTCCCCGCATCATCCAGGGCAAGCGCCTGCATTACGGCTTCGTCATCGCGCTTTGCGCCGCCGCGATCGTCTGGGTGATCATGAAGAAGACCGTGCTCGGCTACGAGATGCGCGCCGTCGGCCACAATGCGCAGGCTGCGAGTTTCGCCGGCATTCCGGTCAACCGCGTGCTGATGAAGACGGCGCTGCTGTCCGGTGGGCTCGCCGCGCTCGCCGGATTTTCCGAAGTGTCGGGGCTCAAGGGCAACCTAACCCTCGATCTGTCGCCGGGCTACGGCTACTCCGGCATCGTGGTCGCAATGCTTGCCATGCTCAACCCGCTCGGCGTCGTCGCCTCGGCGATCTTCGTCGCCGGCATCTTCGTCGGCGCTGACGCCATGAGCCGTACCGCCGGCGTGCCGAGCTACATCGCCGACGTGATGGTCGCCACTGCGCTGCTCACGATGGTCACGGCGATCCTGATGTCGCGATTCAAGGTGAGGTGGAAGTAGGGAATGGCTTTGGATCACATGCCTCCTTCGCCGCCTTCGACGGTCCCCCTCAGCGGCGAAGTCGGTTCCTCCCCTGCGAAGCGGGGGAGGGGGACCACGCGAAGCGTGGTGGAGGGGGCGTACATCTGATGGAACAGGCCTTCGAAATCCTCTTCACCGCCTCGTTCTGGGTCGCCGCAATCCGCATCGCCTCGCCGCTGATCTTCGCCACGATGGGCGAGCTGATCTGCGAGCGCGCGGGTGTGCTCAATCTCGGCATCGAAGGCATCATGACCGCCGGCGCCTTCGCCGGCTGGTTCACCGTCTATGCCGGAGGCGACCTCTGGAGCGGTGTGCTGGTGGCGGCTTTGGCCGGCGCCATGTTCGGCCTGCTGCACGCAACGCTCACCGTGCCGCTCGGCCTGTCGCAACATGTGGTCGGCATCGGCATAACCCTGCTCGCCTCCAGCCTGACCTACTTCATCTACCGGCTGGCGCTGCCCGAGGTCACCTCGCCGCCCAAGATTGCGCCGTTCGAGGCGCTGGCCATTCCGGGCCTGTCGTCCATTCCCGTCGTCGGCCCGGCGCTGTTCAACCAGACGCCGCTTACCTATCTGGCCTTCGCTACCGTGGCTATCGTCGCCTGGGTGCTCTACCGAACGCCGCTCGGCCTCGCCATCCGCGCCGCCGGCGAGAACCCGGCGGCCGTGGAGGCGCAGGGCATCAGCGTCACCGGCATCCGCATGGGGGCGGTCATGGCCGGCAGCGCGCTGATGGCGGTCGGCGGCGCATTCCTGACGATGTCGGCCTTCAATTCCTTCTTCTTCCAGATGATCAATGGCCGTGGCTGGATCTGCATCGCGCTCGTCGTGTTCGGCTCCTGGCGGCCGGGCAAGGCGCTGCTCGGCGCCATATTGTTCGCCGCCTTCGACGCCTATCAGGTGCGCCTGCAGCAGCTTTCCGGCGGCGTCGTGCCCTACCAGGTCTTCCTGATGATGCCCTATGCGCTGTCCATCCTGGCGCTCATACTGGTGGCGCGCCGCGCGACCTATCCCAAGGCGCTGATGATCCCCTACCAGAAAGGCGAAAGATGAGTTTCGACATCCTTGTGCGTGGCGGCACGCTGCCCGACGGAAGCACCGCCGATATAGGCATATCGGGCGACAGGATCGTCGCCATCGAACCGCGCATCGACGCCGAGGCTGGCCGCATCATCGACGCCAGCGGCAATCTCGTGTCGCCTCCTTTCGTCGATCCGCATTTCCACATGGACGCCACGCTCTCATATGGCATCCCCCACATCAACGTTTCAGGCACGCTGCTTGAGGGCATATCGCTCTGGGGCGAGCTGAAGCCGCTCCTCACCCACGAAGCGGTCAAGGAAAGGGCGCTGCGCTACTGCGACTGGGCGGTCTCCATGGGATTGCTCGCCATTCGCACGCATGTCGATGTCTGCGACGACCGACTGCTCGCCGTCGAAGCGCTGCTGGAGGTGAAGAAGGAGGTCGCGCCCTATATCGACCTGCAACTCGTCGCCTTTCCGCAGGACGGATTCTACCGCTCGCCGACAGCGCGGGAAAACACCATCCGCGCACTCGACATGGGCGTGGAGATCGTCGGCGGCATTCCGCATTTCGAGCGCACCATGGCCGACGGGCGCCGCTCGGTTACAGAGCTCTGCGAGATCGCGGCCGATCGCGGCCTGATGGTCGACATGCATTGCGACGAGACCGACGATCCGCTGTCGCGCCACATCGAGCAACTCGCCTGCGAAACGCAGCGGCTCGGTCTGTCGGGCCGTGTCGCCGGCTCGCACCTCACCTCCATGCACTCGATGGACAATTATTATGTCTCGAAGCTATTGCCGCTCATTGCCGAGGCGGGCGTCTCGGCGATTCCCAACCCGCTCATCAACATCGTCATCCAGGGCCGCCACGACACCTATCCGAAGCGCCGCGGCATGACCCGCGTGCCGGAAATGCTGAAGGCCGGCATCCGTGTCGGCTTCGGCCAGGATTGCGTGCTCGACCCGTGGTACCCGCTCGGCACGGCCGACATGCTCGACGTCGCCTTCATGGGACTTCACGTCGCGCAGATGACCAGCCCGGCCGACATGGCGCATTGCTTCGATATGGTGACGAACGTGAACGCGGAGATCATGGGCCTGGACCATCTCGGTCTCGCGGTCGGCAGGAGCGCCAGCCTCGTCGTCCTCGACGCCGGCAGCCGGGCGGAGGCGCTGCGCCTGCGCGCAGACCGGCTATGCGTGATCGCCAGGGGCAAAGTTGTCGCCGAGCGCGAGAAGCGCGCCACCTGGCTCTCGATTGCCGGCCGCCCTCCTACGGTCGACCGGAGGCATCAGACGCCGGCAGGCTGATTCAGCGGTTCTCGTGGTTGTTACGCCAGGGGCTGGGCTTCGGCTCCACTTTCGGCGCGGCCGGGGTCGCGGCGGTTGCAGCGGGCGCAGCCTTTTCGGTAGCCCCAATGCTCACGCCCGGCAGTTCGGCGGCATTCGCTGTCGCCTTCTCTTCGGCGGGTTTTTTCCGCGCAGCGGCGCGTTTTCCGCCGACGAAGCTCTTGTAGACGAAGCCGCGCGTGCCGTCGTAAACCACCTCGCACCAGGCATCGCAATTGACCAGGCCGACCGACGCCTTTGCGGGAATGACCCTGAGCACCTTCGATCCGCTCGCTGGCTTTGCCCGCAAATTGACGCCGTCGTTCACGCGCACGGTCCTGTGGGGGGCCGGTCTTTGCTTCGCGGCTGGCATTTCGGGCGCGGGAACCTCGAGTTCGGGCGAAGCCGGGGGTGTCTGCTCACGCGCCCGTTCCTCGTTCCGGACGATCGCCGCCGTCACCATCGGATCGGAGACTTCTTCTTCCTGCTCGGCAAGCGCGCGCGCCACGACAGCGCCGGCAGGCGTTTCGAGATCGGCCAGCGCCTCGGCGCCGATCCGGGGCCCCGGGCTCTGACGCGCCCAGCGCGGATCTTCCGGCGGCAGCGCCTCGGCGTCGGCGGCCTCTACTGCGGCTTTGACAGGCATTTGAGGCGCTACGGGTCTTGGCTCTGTCTTTGTGGTGTGCGGCGTCGGGTTGATCTTGATCGAGATCGTCTTCACCGTCCTGACCGGCAATTGCTGGGCTGCGGCAGCCAAAGCGACTTGCGGCGCATCGGTTGCTGCTGCTCGGGTCTGATCGCCGCCTATCAGGAAGGCCGCGGCTGCGCCTCCCGCGGCAAGCAGGGCGACCGCGCCGGCGAAGGCGGCCGCCGGGCGGCGCCCCCGAATCGAGGAAGTCGAGCCGCGCTTTCTGTCTGTCGCGGCGAGGCGGACAGGCTTTGTCACTTTTCTACTCCACGCTGGACCAGACCAGTGCGAATGCACCTTGAAGTGTCTGGGAAGTGTCTGGCTGGGTCCCTTTCCCTCAACGTAAAATTCAAAACAATCGATCGGCGAGCATCGCCGCAAGCATGCCGAGACATATCATCGCCCGGAATTGTGGCGCTGCTATGCCCGTAATTAACCGTTTATAAAGGGCTTTTGGGCCGGCGTCGAATCTGCGGGCCTTTGCTGGCGCTGGCGCGCGTTGCTTGGCCCCCGGAAGGCCGGTTGCTCGATGCTTTATTTGTGCACCGGCCGCGTTCCGATCGACTGCGCGAAGCGCAGCAGGTAGCCGTCGGGATCCTGTACGATGAACTGCCGGCAGCCAAGCAGAACGTCATCGCGACGGTACCATTTTTCCTCCATGGCGCGGAAAATCACCAGTCCTTCGGTTTGGCACGCACGATGGATAGCATTGACGTCCTCCACGTCGATCTGGATATTCATGCCCCTGCCGAATGGCCTTGAAAGCTCCGCCGCGAGCCAGGAGTCGTCCTCGAGCTGCTCCAGCATGATTTGAGCGCTATTCATGTCGAGATAGGCAAAGCCTTGCTCCGGTCGGGCGTAAAGTATCCTGAAGCCGAAAACACGGTGATAGACTTCGATGCTCGCCCGCACGTCCGTACAGACAAGTTCCGGCACCAGGGCCGCCATGTCGCTGCGATTTCCCATCAGGATTTGACCTTCGCTCACTCAGGATCGTAGAGCGGCTCCATGTGGAGCACGGCCCGCGTCCGCTCCATCGCCACGACCAGCTCGTAATCGCCCGACAGCAGGAAATCATCGCCGACGCCGTTCGGATTGCGGACATATCCGTAGCCGATGTTCTTGCCGACGGTATAGCCATAACCGCCGCTGGTGAGATAGCCGACGGCTTCGCTGTTCCGCAGGATCGTCTCCCGGCCAAGCAGCACAATTTCGGGGTCGTCGACCGTGAAGCAGGTGAAGCGCTTTTTCAGCGTTTCACCCTGCAATTTTTCCAGCGCCTGCCTGCCGACGAAGTCGATTTTCTTGCGGAGCTTCACCGCCCAGCCCAGCCCCGCTTCGAAAGGCGTGTCGTTGGGCGTGATGTCGGAACCCCAGGCGCGGTAGCCCTTTTCGAGCCGAAGCGATTCCAATGCACGATACCCGACCGGGCGGATGCCGTGCGGCTTGCCCGCCGCCATCAGCGTGTCGAATACCTCGCCCGTGGCGTCGATCGGCACATGCAGTTCCCAGCCGAGCTCGCCGACATAGGTGATGCGAAGCGCTCGCACCTTTTGCCCGGCGATCACGATCTCACGGACATGGCCGAACGGGAATGCAGCCTTGGAAACATCGGCATCGGTGACCGCCGCCAGCACATCTCGCGCGCGGGGGCCCATCAGCGAAAGCGTGCCGAATTCCTCCGTCACATCCGCAAGCTTCACATCGAGCCCGGCCGAAATGTGGTCGCGTATCCGCGCAAGATCGTGCGTGCGGAAGCCGGTGCCGGTGACGATGTAGAATTTGTCCTCGGCGATCCGCGCCACGGTCAGGTCGGCTTCGATGCCGCCGCGCGTGTTGAGAAGCTGAGTGTAGGTCAGGCGGCCGGCGGGCTTGGTGACATCGTTAGCGCAGATCCAGCCGAGCGCCTTGAGCGCGTCCGCTCCCGTCATCTCATATTTGGCGAAGGAGGACTGATCGAAGATGCCGACCGCCTCGCGCACGTGCCGATGCTCCTCGCCGACAGGCTCGAACCAGTTCTGGCGGCCCATCGAATAGATGTCGCGCGCACCCATCCCCTCCGGCGCGAACCAGTTAGGCCGCTCCCAACCGAGCTTCGAGCCGAACACCGCGCGGTGCGCCTTCAGCCGTTCGTAGAGCGGCGAAACAATGCGCGGCCGGCCGGAAAGATATTCCTCGTGCGGGAAGCCGATCGTGTAGTGCTTGCCATAGGCCTCCAGCGTGCGATCTGAGACCCAGTCGCGGTCTCGATGAAGGCCGGAAAAGCGGCGGATGTCGACCACCCAGAGATCGAGCGGCGCCTCGCCGTCCATCGTCCATTGCGCCAGCACCCAGCCGGCGCCGCCGCCGGAGGCGATACCGAATGCGTTGAAGCCCGCGCCGACAAACATGTTTTCGCATTCCGGTGCGACGCCGAGGATGAAGTTGCCGTCCGGGGTGAAACTCTCAGGGCCGTTGATCATCTGCTTGACCCCGGCCGTCTCCAGCGTCGGGATTCGGGCGATCGCCTGCGTCATATGCTGTTCGAAATGATCCCAGTCGTCGTCGAACAACCGGAACTGCCAGTCGTTCGGAACGTCCCCGCCCGGCAGTTCGGTCGACCATGCCTGCGGGTTCGGCTCGTAGCCGCCCATCACCAGCCCGCCGACCTCCTCCTTGAAATAGGTGCGCCGGTCCGGGTCGCGGATGGTCGGCGCATTCGCCGCCAGCCCGTCGACCTTTTCGGTGATGATGTACTGATGCTTGACCGGCTGCAGCGGCACGTTGATGCCGGCCATCGCCCCCACCTGCCGCGCCCATTGGCCGGCGCAGTTCACGACCTTTTCGCAGGCGATGTCGCCCTGGTCCGTCTTCACCTTCAGGATGCGGCCGTCTTTCATCTCGAAGCCGGTCACGCGGACGTCCTCGAAGAGCTTCGCGCCGTGTATGCGCGCGCCCTTGGCCAGCGACTGCGTGATGTCGGACGGGCTCGCCTGGCCGTCGGTAGGC is a window encoding:
- a CDS encoding amidohydrolase family protein, whose product is MSFDILVRGGTLPDGSTADIGISGDRIVAIEPRIDAEAGRIIDASGNLVSPPFVDPHFHMDATLSYGIPHINVSGTLLEGISLWGELKPLLTHEAVKERALRYCDWAVSMGLLAIRTHVDVCDDRLLAVEALLEVKKEVAPYIDLQLVAFPQDGFYRSPTARENTIRALDMGVEIVGGIPHFERTMADGRRSVTELCEIAADRGLMVDMHCDETDDPLSRHIEQLACETQRLGLSGRVAGSHLTSMHSMDNYYVSKLLPLIAEAGVSAIPNPLINIVIQGRHDTYPKRRGMTRVPEMLKAGIRVGFGQDCVLDPWYPLGTADMLDVAFMGLHVAQMTSPADMAHCFDMVTNVNAEIMGLDHLGLAVGRSASLVVLDAGSRAEALRLRADRLCVIARGKVVAEREKRATWLSIAGRPPTVDRRHQTPAG
- a CDS encoding SH3 domain-containing protein, with the protein product MTKPVRLAATDRKRGSTSSIRGRRPAAAFAGAVALLAAGGAAAAFLIGGDQTRAAATDAPQVALAAAAQQLPVRTVKTISIKINPTPHTTKTEPRPVAPQMPVKAAVEAADAEALPPEDPRWARQSPGPRIGAEALADLETPAGAVVARALAEQEEEVSDPMVTAAIVRNEERAREQTPPASPELEVPAPEMPAAKQRPAPHRTVRVNDGVNLRAKPASGSKVLRVIPAKASVGLVNCDAWCEVVYDGTRGFVYKSFVGGKRAAARKKPAEEKATANAAELPGVSIGATEKAAPAATAATPAAPKVEPKPSPWRNNHENR
- a CDS encoding FAD-dependent oxidoreductase yields the protein MTLPTHARIVVIGGGIIGCSTAYHLARDHKADVVLLEQGKLTSGSTWHAAGLVGQLRSSASITRVLKYSVELYKGLEAETGLATGWKMTGCLRLATNQDRWTEYKRLATTAKSFGMDMQLLSPAEVKAMWPLMEVGDLVGASWLPTDGQASPSDITQSLAKGARIHGAKLFEDVRVTGFEMKDGRILKVKTDQGDIACEKVVNCAGQWARQVGAMAGINVPLQPVKHQYIITEKVDGLAANAPTIRDPDRRTYFKEEVGGLVMGGYEPNPQAWSTELPGGDVPNDWQFRLFDDDWDHFEQHMTQAIARIPTLETAGVKQMINGPESFTPDGNFILGVAPECENMFVGAGFNAFGIASGGGAGWVLAQWTMDGEAPLDLWVVDIRRFSGLHRDRDWVSDRTLEAYGKHYTIGFPHEEYLSGRPRIVSPLYERLKAHRAVFGSKLGWERPNWFAPEGMGARDIYSMGRQNWFEPVGEEHRHVREAVGIFDQSSFAKYEMTGADALKALGWICANDVTKPAGRLTYTQLLNTRGGIEADLTVARIAEDKFYIVTGTGFRTHDLARIRDHISAGLDVKLADVTEEFGTLSLMGPRARDVLAAVTDADVSKAAFPFGHVREIVIAGQKVRALRITYVGELGWELHVPIDATGEVFDTLMAAGKPHGIRPVGYRALESLRLEKGYRAWGSDITPNDTPFEAGLGWAVKLRKKIDFVGRQALEKLQGETLKKRFTCFTVDDPEIVLLGRETILRNSEAVGYLTSGGYGYTVGKNIGYGYVRNPNGVGDDFLLSGDYELVVAMERTRAVLHMEPLYDPE
- a CDS encoding ABC transporter permease, encoding MRLEPKSAPPLGVTLLFPVAAIAATLVITSLLVLAAGASPFSVFYLVARGAAGTQFAALETLTRATPLIFTGLAVAVAFRAKLWNIGAEAQLYIGGVVTVVLGTGALPLPSFLLIPIIMLAAMAAGALLLLGPAVLKTRFGVDEVVTTLLLNFIVLLFVSMLLEGPLKDPMGLGWPQSSRVVAEAQLPRIIQGKRLHYGFVIALCAAAIVWVIMKKTVLGYEMRAVGHNAQAASFAGIPVNRVLMKTALLSGGLAALAGFSEVSGLKGNLTLDLSPGYGYSGIVVAMLAMLNPLGVVASAIFVAGIFVGADAMSRTAGVPSYIADVMVATALLTMVTAILMSRFKVRWK
- a CDS encoding ABC transporter permease; the encoded protein is MEQAFEILFTASFWVAAIRIASPLIFATMGELICERAGVLNLGIEGIMTAGAFAGWFTVYAGGDLWSGVLVAALAGAMFGLLHATLTVPLGLSQHVVGIGITLLASSLTYFIYRLALPEVTSPPKIAPFEALAIPGLSSIPVVGPALFNQTPLTYLAFATVAIVAWVLYRTPLGLAIRAAGENPAAVEAQGISVTGIRMGAVMAGSALMAVGGAFLTMSAFNSFFFQMINGRGWICIALVVFGSWRPGKALLGAILFAAFDAYQVRLQQLSGGVVPYQVFLMMPYALSILALILVARRATYPKALMIPYQKGER
- a CDS encoding VOC family protein: MSEGQILMGNRSDMAALVPELVCTDVRASIEVYHRVFGFRILYARPEQGFAYLDMNSAQIMLEQLEDDSWLAAELSRPFGRGMNIQIDVEDVNAIHRACQTEGLVIFRAMEEKWYRRDDVLLGCRQFIVQDPDGYLLRFAQSIGTRPVHK